A DNA window from Bacteroides cellulosilyticus contains the following coding sequences:
- a CDS encoding nitroreductase family protein has protein sequence MIRERTFAEALEHRRSYYSISNDSPVQDEEIVHIIRTAVKHVPSAFNSQTTRVVLLLGDEHQKLWRIVKDQLEERLSEEQYRQSEKKIDTSFSCGYGTILFFEDRSIVEGLQKQFPTYRENFPTWSQHTSAMHQLAIWTMLEDKGLGASLQHYNPLIDEDVRSTWRLPETWQLIAQMPFGTPVAEPGGKEFDDLSERIKIFI, from the coding sequence ATGATCAGAGAACGGACATTTGCTGAGGCATTGGAACATCGCCGCAGCTATTATTCCATCAGTAACGACTCTCCGGTTCAGGACGAGGAAATTGTACACATCATCCGTACAGCAGTAAAGCATGTGCCTTCGGCATTTAACTCGCAGACTACACGTGTTGTGTTGTTACTGGGCGACGAACATCAGAAACTATGGAGAATTGTGAAGGATCAGCTGGAAGAACGCCTGTCCGAAGAACAATATCGCCAGTCGGAGAAGAAGATCGATACTTCGTTTTCTTGCGGATATGGCACGATACTTTTCTTTGAAGACCGCTCCATTGTGGAAGGACTGCAAAAACAATTCCCTACTTATCGTGAGAATTTCCCGACGTGGTCGCAACATACCTCTGCCATGCATCAGCTGGCCATCTGGACTATGCTCGAAGATAAAGGCCTGGGCGCTTCCCTGCAACACTATAACCCGTTGATTGACGAAGATGTACGCAGCACGTGGCGTCTTCCCGAAACCTGGCAGTTGATTGCACAGATGCCTTTCGGTACTCCTGTTGCCGAACCGGGCGGGAAAGAATTTGATGATTTGAGCGAACGCATTAAAATTTTTATCTGA
- a CDS encoding DUF3990 domain-containing protein: MEIYHGGYCPVETPGIIEGRYAKDFGTGFYCTELKEQAVRWARRYDASVVNIYDFKLNPALNVLCFTEMTEDWLDFIVNCRNGMKHHYDIVIGAMANDQIYNYISDFISGVLTREQFWVLAKFKHPTHQINFCTPEALECLTFIKSEEIKV; this comes from the coding sequence ATGGAAATATATCACGGTGGATACTGCCCGGTAGAGACTCCTGGAATTATTGAAGGTAGATATGCTAAAGATTTTGGTACGGGCTTTTACTGTACGGAATTGAAAGAGCAAGCTGTCCGTTGGGCAAGACGCTATGATGCATCGGTGGTCAATATTTATGATTTTAAACTAAATCCGGCATTGAATGTTTTATGTTTTACAGAGATGACAGAAGACTGGCTTGATTTTATTGTGAACTGCCGTAATGGGATGAAGCATCATTATGATATTGTAATCGGAGCGATGGCGAATGACCAGATTTATAATTACATATCAGATTTTATTAGCGGAGTTCTAACAAGGGAGCAATTCTGGGTGCTGGCAAAGTTCAAGCATCCTACCCACCAGATAAACTTTTGTACACCGGAAGCTTTGGAATGTCTCACTTTTATTAAGAGCGAGGAGATTAAAGTATGA
- a CDS encoding viroplasmin family protein, which translates to MGKEKFYVVWSGVNPGIYTSWTDCQLQIKGYEGAKYKSFETREEAEKAFASSPYEYIKRAPAAAHAPKKDADAPLPTCVTENSLAVDAACSGNPGAMEYRGVHVASRQEIFHFGPVYGTNNIGEFLAIVHGLALLKQKGFDMPIYSDSVNAISWIKQKKCKTKLPREPKTEELFKLIERAEKWLRENTYTTKIMKWETKQWGEIPADFGRK; encoded by the coding sequence ATGGGAAAGGAGAAATTTTACGTTGTATGGTCAGGCGTCAATCCGGGCATTTATACTTCCTGGACGGACTGTCAGTTACAAATCAAAGGCTACGAAGGAGCGAAATACAAATCGTTCGAGACGCGCGAAGAAGCGGAAAAGGCCTTCGCCTCCTCTCCGTATGAATATATCAAACGGGCACCCGCCGCTGCTCATGCTCCCAAGAAAGATGCCGACGCCCCTCTCCCCACCTGTGTAACAGAGAATAGTCTCGCCGTAGACGCTGCCTGTAGCGGTAATCCCGGAGCTATGGAATATCGCGGTGTACACGTAGCCAGCCGACAAGAAATATTCCATTTCGGACCGGTATATGGTACGAATAATATCGGTGAGTTTCTTGCTATCGTCCACGGACTCGCCCTGTTGAAACAGAAAGGCTTCGATATGCCCATCTACAGCGACAGTGTGAATGCCATCAGCTGGATAAAACAGAAAAAATGCAAGACAAAACTGCCACGTGAACCCAAAACAGAAGAGCTATTCAAGCTGATAGAGCGCGCCGAAAAGTGGCTGCGCGAAAACACCTACACCACCAAAATCATGAAGTGGGAAACTAAACAGTGGGGAGAAATACCTGCCGATTTCGGAAGAAAATAA
- a CDS encoding ABC transporter ATP-binding protein, with translation MKEFLQLMRRFVSPYKKYIGWAIVLNVLSAVFNVFSFTLLIPILNILFKTGSGEKVYHYMEWGSDDLKDVAINNFYYYVTRLIEVHGPIMTLLFMGLFLALMTMLKTSCYFGSSAVMIPLRTGVVRDIRIMVYSKVMHLPLGFFSQERKGDIIARMSGDVGEIENSITSSLDMLLKNPILILFYFTTLIITSWQLTLFTIVVLPGMGWLMGKVGKKLKRQSLEAQGKWSDTMSQLEETLGGLRIIKAFIAEDKMVDRFTRCSNELRDATNKVAVRQALAHPMSEFLGTLLIVLVLWFGGMLILGDEHSSLEAPTFIFYMVILYSIINPLKDFAKAGYNIPKGLASMERVDKILKAENPIKEPVNPLPLHGMNRQIEFRDVSFSYDGKREVLKHINLVVPKGQTIALVGQSGSGKSTLVDLLPRYHDIHFGEIMIDGVSTKNFRIHDLRGLIGNVNQEAILFNDTFFNNIAFGVENATLEQVMEAAKIANAHDFIMETEHGYNTNIGDRGGKLSGGQRQRISIARAILKNPPILILDEATSALDTESERLVQEALERLMKTRTTIAIAHRLSTIKNADEICVLYEGEIVERGRHEALLEKNGYYKRLNDMQSLS, from the coding sequence ATGAAGGAATTCCTGCAATTGATGCGACGTTTTGTGTCGCCGTATAAGAAGTATATAGGATGGGCAATCGTGCTCAATGTTTTATCGGCTGTTTTCAATGTATTCTCATTCACTTTGTTGATTCCAATCCTGAATATCCTGTTCAAGACAGGTAGCGGGGAGAAAGTATACCATTATATGGAGTGGGGCAGCGATGATTTGAAAGATGTAGCAATAAATAACTTCTATTACTATGTTACTCGGTTGATAGAGGTGCATGGCCCGATAATGACGCTTCTGTTTATGGGGCTTTTCCTTGCTCTCATGACGATGCTGAAAACTTCCTGCTACTTCGGTTCTTCTGCGGTAATGATCCCTTTGCGTACGGGAGTTGTTCGTGATATACGTATCATGGTTTATTCTAAAGTAATGCACTTGCCGCTTGGCTTCTTCTCTCAGGAACGGAAAGGAGATATTATTGCCCGTATGAGTGGTGATGTGGGAGAAATAGAAAACTCCATTACCAGTTCGCTGGATATGTTGCTGAAAAATCCGATTTTGATTCTGTTCTATTTTACAACACTGATTATAACCAGTTGGCAGTTGACCCTGTTCACCATCGTAGTACTTCCCGGAATGGGCTGGCTGATGGGGAAGGTCGGCAAGAAGCTGAAACGCCAATCTTTGGAAGCGCAGGGCAAATGGAGTGACACCATGTCACAGCTGGAAGAAACTCTGGGTGGCTTGCGTATCATTAAAGCCTTTATTGCAGAAGATAAAATGGTGGATCGCTTTACCAGATGTAGTAATGAACTGCGTGATGCGACCAATAAAGTGGCCGTTCGTCAGGCGTTGGCTCATCCGATGAGTGAGTTCCTGGGAACGCTTTTGATTGTATTGGTGCTTTGGTTTGGCGGTATGCTGATTTTGGGTGATGAGCATTCTTCGCTGGAAGCTCCGACGTTTATTTTCTATATGGTTATTCTGTATAGCATCATAAATCCGTTGAAGGATTTTGCAAAAGCAGGATACAACATTCCGAAAGGTCTGGCCTCCATGGAACGTGTGGATAAGATTCTGAAGGCTGAGAATCCTATTAAGGAACCCGTAAACCCGCTTCCTTTGCATGGTATGAATCGGCAAATCGAGTTTAGGGATGTTTCCTTCAGTTATGATGGGAAGAGGGAAGTTCTGAAACATATCAATCTGGTTGTTCCGAAGGGGCAGACGATTGCGTTGGTTGGGCAGTCCGGATCGGGAAAATCTACGCTGGTAGATTTGCTTCCGCGTTACCATGACATACATTTCGGTGAAATCATGATTGATGGCGTTAGTACCAAGAATTTCCGTATTCATGATTTGCGTGGCCTGATAGGAAATGTAAATCAGGAAGCGATCCTGTTTAATGATACATTCTTTAATAACATAGCATTTGGTGTGGAAAACGCCACACTGGAGCAGGTAATGGAGGCGGCGAAGATTGCCAATGCGCACGATTTCATTATGGAGACAGAGCATGGATACAACACAAATATCGGTGATCGTGGTGGCAAGCTTTCCGGAGGACAGCGTCAGCGTATCAGTATTGCCCGCGCTATTTTGAAGAATCCGCCTATTCTTATTCTTGATGAGGCTACTTCTGCTCTCGATACGGAATCCGAACGTCTGGTGCAGGAAGCTCTGGAGCGTTTGATGAAAACCCGTACTACAATTGCTATTGCCCACCGTCTTTCTACTATTAAAAATGCAGATGAAATCTGCGTACTCTATGAAGGCGAAATTGTGGAACGCGGCAGGCACGAGGCTTTGTTGGAGAAGAATGGATACTATAAGCGATTGAATGATATGCAGTCTCTGTCTTAA
- a CDS encoding LTA synthase family protein: MTKIDKSMLTFGITIFLKFMLFDILWCIPTTFASLSTVECYTTKLIATLILLIPYALFRMWKTETFIMLLLDLLLIANLMYFRTYYTAIPLNSYGLSGNLADFTGSVFDSLRWYDILFPLSTLAAAVIHWRTKTAHQKRPAPVLAYSVVLAVIICIFGTVTLIKGGFSNAYKEYRDKAYFCSSGPSLYTIFGSLCYDLVGQQQKLTPELEAKIEKWLSEKPKHEVALPDSSINRRTNCIIILAESLESWVLEKEVEGQEITPYLNKLLKDSTTIYAPHVLTQVKGGRSIDAQLMLCTGLLPINSGTYSSQYPNHVYPSLQKAMHEKSHSRNYLLTIDKISTWNQGPIAQSFGMDTIIAYHDFELTEAFGTHKRTGDGSFFAQCQEKIEKGEIWKEGENAYMQLITYSGHAPFILPEYLREISFSSNIPEKMGNYMITARYTDKAIGKFVEYLKTLPQYKETLIVITGDHEGLASYRAELCESPGGKGIVSDKQFTPFIVVNSPIGMRYDEVMGQIDMYPTLLNLLQLDDYYWTGLGESILNPKKKGFAVGSQMNVEGKGYSPEDVEFAKKAYDISDEMIRFNYFGGK, from the coding sequence ATGACAAAGATCGATAAGTCCATGCTGACGTTCGGAATCACTATTTTTCTGAAATTCATGTTATTCGATATATTATGGTGTATCCCGACTACTTTCGCCTCTCTTTCTACAGTTGAATGTTATACAACAAAACTGATAGCCACACTTATATTGCTTATCCCCTACGCCCTTTTCCGCATGTGGAAAACAGAGACGTTCATCATGCTCCTGCTGGATCTCCTGCTGATAGCCAATCTTATGTACTTCAGAACCTATTACACCGCCATTCCTCTGAACAGCTACGGATTATCAGGAAACTTAGCCGATTTCACCGGAAGCGTTTTCGACTCTCTTCGCTGGTATGATATACTTTTCCCATTATCCACCCTTGCGGCTGCCGTCATTCATTGGCGTACAAAAACCGCACACCAGAAGCGTCCCGCACCGGTACTTGCTTATTCGGTGGTACTTGCAGTCATCATCTGTATCTTTGGCACAGTGACCCTGATTAAAGGCGGATTTTCAAATGCATACAAGGAGTATCGCGACAAAGCATATTTCTGCTCAAGCGGACCTTCTCTCTATACCATTTTCGGTAGCCTTTGCTATGATCTGGTAGGTCAGCAGCAAAAGTTAACTCCTGAACTGGAAGCAAAGATAGAAAAATGGTTAAGTGAAAAGCCCAAACATGAAGTTGCCCTGCCGGACAGTAGTATTAATCGCCGCACCAATTGTATCATCATTCTGGCAGAATCATTGGAGAGCTGGGTATTGGAGAAAGAAGTGGAAGGACAAGAAATCACCCCTTACCTGAACAAACTTCTGAAAGACTCCACCACCATCTATGCCCCACACGTACTGACACAGGTAAAAGGCGGACGCTCCATAGATGCCCAACTTATGCTCTGTACCGGATTGCTGCCCATCAACAGTGGCACGTACAGCAGCCAATACCCCAATCATGTCTATCCTTCGTTGCAGAAAGCCATGCACGAAAAGAGCCATTCGCGCAACTATCTGCTCACCATAGATAAGATATCCACCTGGAATCAAGGTCCCATAGCCCAAAGTTTCGGTATGGATACCATTATCGCCTATCACGACTTCGAACTGACGGAAGCTTTCGGCACGCACAAACGTACCGGAGACGGCTCATTCTTTGCCCAATGCCAGGAAAAGATAGAAAAAGGGGAGATCTGGAAAGAAGGGGAAAATGCATATATGCAGCTTATTACCTATTCCGGTCATGCTCCATTCATATTACCGGAATATTTGAGAGAGATTTCATTCTCCTCCAACATTCCGGAAAAGATGGGTAATTATATGATCACTGCCCGCTACACGGATAAGGCTATCGGTAAATTCGTAGAGTATCTGAAAACGCTCCCTCAATATAAGGAAACGCTGATTGTAATTACAGGAGATCACGAAGGTTTAGCGTCTTATCGTGCAGAGCTATGCGAAAGTCCCGGTGGCAAAGGGATCGTGTCCGACAAGCAGTTTACTCCTTTCATCGTTGTCAACTCTCCCATAGGTATGCGTTACGATGAAGTGATGGGGCAAATAGATATGTATCCCACCCTGCTGAACTTACTCCAACTTGACGATTATTATTGGACCGGACTGGGAGAAAGTATTCTCAATCCTAAAAAGAAAGGATTCGCCGTAGGTTCACAGATGAACGTGGAAGGGAAAGGGTATAGTCCGGAAGATGTGGAGTTTGCAAAGAAGGCATATGATATTTCGGATGAGATGATACGGTTTAATTATTTCGGAGGAAAGTAA
- a CDS encoding AAA family ATPase gives MEEYIAPRRKHIPYGMMNFAVIRRDDCYYVDKTRFIPIIEDADKFFFFNRPRRFGKSLTVSMLQHYYDIAAKDKFDALFGDLYIGKYPTRDRNSYLVLYLNFSGIVGELHNYRKGLDAHCQTMFDYFCDIYADYLPQGIKEKLDEKEGAVEQFEYLFTECNKTNQRIYLFIDEYDHFTNAILADPESLHRYTNETHGEGYLRAFFNKVKSGTYSSIERCFITGVSPVTMDDLTSGFNIGTNYSLSPKFNEMIGFTEEEVRQMLTYYSTTSHFNHTVDELLDIMKPWYDNYCFAQGRYGETTMYNSNMVLYFVKNYLDNDGKAPQNMIESNIRIDYEKLRMLIRKDKEFAHDASIIQTLVNQGYITGDLKDSFPATSITNPDNFVSLLYYFGMLTISGTYKGKTKLTIPNQVVREQLYAYLLSTYDEADLNFSSYEKSELSSSLAYRGDWQAYFGYIADCLKRYASQRDKQKGEFFVHGFTLAMTAQNRFYRPISEQDTQAGYVDIFLCPLLEIYSDMKHSYIVELKYAKYKDPESRVEELRQEAIAQASRYADTETVKNAVGNTKLHKIVVVYKGMDMPVCEEV, from the coding sequence ATGGAAGAATATATAGCACCCAGAAGGAAGCACATCCCCTACGGCATGATGAACTTCGCCGTGATTCGCCGTGACGATTGTTATTATGTAGACAAAACCCGCTTTATTCCCATAATAGAAGACGCGGATAAGTTTTTCTTCTTTAACCGTCCTCGTCGTTTCGGCAAAAGCCTGACAGTAAGCATGCTGCAACACTATTACGATATAGCTGCCAAGGACAAGTTTGATGCTTTGTTTGGCGATCTTTACATCGGGAAATATCCTACGCGTGATCGCAACAGCTATCTGGTGCTCTATCTCAACTTCTCAGGAATTGTTGGTGAACTGCACAATTATCGTAAAGGACTGGATGCACATTGCCAAACTATGTTCGACTACTTTTGCGATATCTATGCCGATTATCTTCCTCAAGGTATCAAGGAAAAACTGGATGAGAAAGAAGGAGCGGTAGAGCAATTTGAATATTTGTTTACGGAATGTAACAAAACCAACCAACGAATCTATCTCTTCATCGACGAATACGACCACTTCACCAACGCCATCCTCGCCGATCCCGAAAGCTTGCACCGCTACACCAACGAGACACATGGCGAAGGCTATCTGCGCGCATTCTTCAACAAGGTGAAATCAGGAACCTATTCCAGCATTGAACGTTGCTTTATCACAGGCGTCAGTCCTGTTACGATGGACGATCTCACCAGCGGATTCAATATCGGCACTAACTACTCGCTCTCTCCAAAATTCAATGAAATGATAGGATTCACAGAGGAGGAAGTACGGCAAATGCTGACCTATTACTCCACCACCAGCCACTTCAACCACACTGTGGACGAGCTGTTGGACATAATGAAACCATGGTACGACAACTATTGCTTCGCACAGGGACGTTACGGTGAAACCACCATGTACAACTCTAATATGGTACTCTATTTTGTCAAAAACTACCTTGATAATGACGGCAAAGCACCGCAGAATATGATAGAGAGCAACATCCGTATCGACTATGAGAAGTTGCGCATGCTCATCCGCAAGGACAAGGAGTTCGCCCACGATGCTTCCATCATCCAGACTTTAGTGAACCAGGGTTATATTACCGGAGACTTAAAAGATAGTTTTCCTGCCACCAGCATCACCAATCCCGACAACTTCGTGAGTCTACTCTATTATTTCGGTATGCTCACTATCAGTGGCACATATAAAGGTAAAACCAAACTCACCATTCCCAACCAAGTGGTTCGTGAGCAACTCTACGCCTACCTGCTGAGCACCTACGATGAAGCTGACCTTAATTTCAGCAGTTACGAAAAGAGCGAACTATCCAGCTCCCTCGCCTATCGGGGAGATTGGCAAGCCTATTTCGGCTACATTGCCGACTGCCTGAAACGTTATGCCTCCCAGCGTGACAAACAGAAAGGAGAATTCTTTGTCCACGGCTTCACCCTTGCCATGACGGCTCAGAATCGTTTCTATCGTCCCATTTCAGAGCAGGATACGCAAGCCGGCTATGTCGATATATTTCTCTGCCCGTTGCTGGAAATCTACTCCGACATGAAACACAGTTACATTGTAGAACTGAAGTATGCCAAGTATAAAGATCCCGAAAGCCGTGTGGAGGAGTTGCGTCAGGAAGCAATTGCCCAAGCCAGCCGCTATGCCGATACGGAAACGGTGAAAAATGCTGTCGGCAACACAAAACTGCATAAAATTGTAGTGGTGTATAAAGGGATGGATATGCCTGTATGTGAAGAGGTATAA
- a CDS encoding MAC/perforin domain-containing protein: MKKSYYLLGFLPLFYSCSEIEDLPKVESLVSNVTTRAAGDGVYDVLGYGYDITDEYMGENSTRLKILDVEAFVKANPNRFDKQFSGVIDQRCFAGANAQSFLSQIITDTNFSGSVGSLPEKKDKEGFFSGTITTGFKTSSKYSYSSKYSFARAEVFKKQRRYLLNTDIETLSKYLLSSFIEDLNKYSADRIVEMYGTHVLTNIIVGGKYTAYYKSAIIEENSSTEKTEIVSAGAKYNLSNIGLDAHGSWSKTEVEERNKKNSNWECYIKALGGSTSGTTITLVPEQGPTFTINLGAWTESVDDQHSRLFDVNWNATYPIYDLISDPVKKQQIKEAVFRYIDSKKIEILPIVPVYQSWNGKDHYYNTNYSPTYGAKNDWKYEYVAFCIFSKPVQGTVPFYQYWNGKDHYYTVGYHPGGYQGYNFEGVLGYVYDRPTDGALPLYQAWNGRDHYYNTNYSPTYGEGEWKCEYIECYVPN; encoded by the coding sequence ATGAAGAAATCTTATTATTTATTGGGCTTTTTGCCTCTTTTCTATTCTTGTTCAGAAATAGAGGATTTACCAAAGGTTGAATCTTTAGTGTCAAATGTAACAACAAGGGCGGCTGGAGATGGAGTGTATGATGTATTAGGTTATGGCTATGATATAACCGATGAATACATGGGCGAGAATTCAACAAGGTTGAAAATCTTAGATGTAGAAGCATTTGTGAAAGCAAATCCTAATAGATTTGATAAGCAATTTTCAGGGGTAATTGATCAAAGATGTTTTGCAGGAGCAAATGCGCAATCTTTTTTATCTCAGATAATAACCGATACGAATTTTAGTGGTTCTGTAGGTTCTTTACCAGAGAAAAAGGATAAAGAAGGTTTTTTCTCAGGGACTATAACGACGGGATTCAAAACAAGTTCAAAATATTCTTATTCTTCAAAATACTCATTTGCTAGAGCGGAGGTTTTTAAAAAGCAAAGAAGATATTTGCTGAATACAGATATTGAAACCTTATCTAAATATTTGTTGTCTTCTTTTATTGAAGATTTAAATAAGTATTCTGCGGATCGAATTGTGGAAATGTATGGAACGCATGTTCTGACTAATATAATAGTTGGAGGAAAATATACTGCATATTATAAATCTGCTATAATAGAAGAGAATAGTAGTACGGAAAAGACAGAGATTGTCAGTGCTGGGGCAAAATATAATCTAAGTAATATTGGACTTGATGCTCACGGTTCATGGAGCAAAACGGAAGTAGAGGAACGCAATAAGAAAAATTCTAATTGGGAATGCTATATTAAGGCTCTTGGTGGTTCTACTTCTGGTACTACTATTACGCTCGTACCCGAACAAGGACCAACTTTTACAATTAATTTGGGAGCATGGACAGAATCGGTTGATGACCAGCATTCTAGATTGTTTGATGTCAACTGGAATGCTACGTATCCTATTTATGATCTAATTTCTGATCCTGTGAAAAAACAGCAAATAAAGGAAGCTGTATTCAGATATATTGATAGCAAAAAGATAGAAATATTACCTATTGTACCGGTATATCAATCGTGGAATGGAAAAGATCATTATTATAATACGAATTATAGCCCAACTTATGGGGCAAAGAATGATTGGAAGTATGAGTATGTCGCTTTTTGTATATTTTCAAAACCGGTTCAAGGAACTGTCCCTTTTTATCAGTATTGGAATGGAAAAGATCATTACTATACAGTTGGTTATCATCCTGGAGGATATCAAGGGTATAACTTTGAAGGAGTACTTGGTTATGTTTATGATAGGCCTACTGATGGTGCTCTTCCATTGTACCAAGCTTGGAATGGTAGGGATCATTATTATAATACAAATTATAGTCCAACTTATGGGGAAGGTGAATGGAAATGTGAATATATCGAATGTTATGTTCCCAACTAA